Proteins from one Cicer arietinum cultivar CDC Frontier isolate Library 1 chromosome 3, Cicar.CDCFrontier_v2.0, whole genome shotgun sequence genomic window:
- the LOC101489904 gene encoding glutaredoxin-C1: protein MHYQTASWGSYMSQARTTTSTTTTTMIGDPLERIERLASENAVVIFSISTCCMCHAIKRLFCGMGVNPTVHELDEDPRGNELERALMRLIGTNNVVPVVFIGGQLIGTMDRVMACHINGTLVPLLKQAGALWL from the coding sequence ATGCATTACCAAACAGCATCATGGGGAAGCTACATGTCCCAAGCAAgaacaacaacatcaacaacaacaaccacaaTGATAGGGGACCCACTTGAGCGAATAGAAAGACTAGCATCCGAGAATGCGGTGGTGATATTTAGCATAAGCACGTGCTGCATGTGCCATGCGATCAAAAGGTTGTTTTGTGGAATGGGTGTGAATCCAACGGTTCATGAGCTTGATGAAGATCCAAGAGGAAATGAACTTGAAAGAGCACTAATGAGACTTATTGGTACTAACAATGTTGTACCTGTTGTTTTCATTGGTGGTCAACTTATTGGTACTATGGATAGAGTCATGGCTTGTCATATTAATGGTACTCTTGTTCCTCTTCTCAAACAAGCCGGTGCTCTTTGGCtttga